One Haloplanus vescus DNA window includes the following coding sequences:
- a CDS encoding Vms1/Ankzf1 family peptidyl-tRNA hydrolase, with protein MLDSLLGRAELKARIEELEEEKRHLGRRLDAESERRSTAVTARQEAEERVNRLEDRIADLEGRLDEEREGADLAPRDTETLRGERLDEVLSRLRSVETDPEGALTAMVDDDVPEAVEDCLGDRATLVDRAAPCLVCIDDARLVSVALAPPLAPDPFVEWADGFRVDDDWFHPPDGLSVALVRSDRFAIGVIEDGSLTDIETVETDVKASHSKGGFSQSRFERRRDEQVATHLDDCREVLARRDPDRLVLLGERTVLDDLDWSTVARAAVDASGPPREALLDALDSFFTTRLTLL; from the coding sequence ATGCTCGATTCGTTGCTCGGACGCGCCGAACTCAAGGCGCGCATCGAGGAACTAGAAGAGGAAAAGCGCCACCTCGGACGCCGCCTCGACGCGGAGAGCGAGCGCCGTTCGACCGCCGTCACCGCCAGACAGGAGGCCGAAGAGCGGGTCAACCGCCTCGAAGACCGCATTGCCGATCTCGAAGGCCGTCTCGACGAGGAGCGCGAGGGAGCCGACCTCGCGCCCCGCGACACCGAGACGCTCCGCGGTGAACGCCTCGACGAGGTCCTCTCGCGCCTGCGAAGTGTCGAGACAGACCCCGAAGGGGCGCTGACGGCGATGGTCGACGACGACGTGCCCGAGGCGGTCGAAGACTGTCTCGGCGACCGGGCGACGCTCGTCGACCGCGCCGCTCCCTGTCTGGTCTGTATCGACGACGCGCGACTCGTGAGCGTCGCCCTCGCCCCGCCGCTCGCCCCCGACCCGTTCGTCGAGTGGGCCGACGGCTTCCGGGTCGACGACGACTGGTTTCACCCGCCGGACGGCCTCTCGGTCGCGCTGGTGCGCTCGGACCGCTTCGCCATCGGCGTTATCGAGGACGGCAGTCTGACCGATATCGAGACAGTCGAGACGGACGTCAAGGCCAGCCACTCCAAGGGCGGCTTCTCGCAGTCGCGATTCGAGCGGCGACGCGACGAACAGGTCGCGACCCACCTCGACGACTGCCGGGAGGTACTGGCGCGACGCGACCCCGACCGACTCGTCCTCCTCGGCGAGCGGACCGTCCTCGACGATTTGGACTGGTCGACCGTCGCCCGCGCGGCAGTCGACGCCAGCGGCCCACCCCGCGAGGCACTCTTGGACGCCCTCGACTCGTTTTTCACGACGCGACTGACGCTACTCTGA
- a CDS encoding ABC transporter ATP-binding protein: MHNDSVAAVRREYEVEEPASDTATMLQLDGVTKRYGPETAVEDIDLTVRDGEFLTLLGPSGCGKTTTLRMIAGLEMPTNGRVSVDDDVVAADGDGVAPEERDVGMVFQEFALFPHLTVAENVGFGIDDWDADEREQRVTDLLELVGLGDFADRSPDNLSGGQRQRVALARSLAPEPDVLLLDEPFANLDVRLRERMREEVRRIIKETDVTAVSVTHDQEEALSISDRVAVMSNGHIEQVGRPETVFEHPKSRFVADFLGQASFLGGRLARNKIETGIGTLSADMLQGLSDEYDGARLDVLVRPDDLRATPCDEEMQTGNGTLVGRQYTGPSFVYGVELDSGEVVHCEHNHATNHELGERVTVDLVADHKLAWYPAE; encoded by the coding sequence ATGCATAACGACTCAGTAGCCGCAGTTCGCCGCGAGTACGAGGTGGAAGAACCAGCATCTGACACGGCGACGATGCTGCAACTCGACGGCGTGACGAAACGCTACGGCCCAGAGACGGCGGTTGAAGACATCGACCTGACGGTGCGTGACGGCGAATTCCTCACGCTCTTGGGGCCGTCCGGATGCGGCAAGACCACGACCCTCCGCATGATTGCGGGGCTGGAGATGCCCACCAACGGCCGCGTTAGCGTCGACGACGACGTGGTCGCCGCCGACGGCGACGGCGTCGCCCCCGAGGAACGAGACGTGGGCATGGTGTTTCAGGAGTTCGCGCTCTTCCCCCACCTGACCGTCGCCGAGAACGTCGGTTTCGGCATCGACGACTGGGACGCCGACGAACGCGAACAGCGAGTGACCGACCTGCTTGAACTCGTCGGCCTCGGCGACTTCGCGGACCGCTCTCCCGACAATCTCTCCGGCGGCCAGCGCCAGCGCGTCGCCCTCGCGCGCTCGCTGGCGCCCGAACCCGACGTCCTCCTCCTCGACGAACCGTTCGCCAACCTCGACGTCCGCCTCCGGGAGCGGATGCGCGAGGAGGTCCGCCGCATCATCAAGGAGACGGACGTGACCGCCGTCTCCGTCACCCACGACCAAGAGGAAGCGCTCTCCATCTCCGACCGCGTCGCGGTCATGAGCAACGGGCACATCGAACAGGTGGGTCGTCCCGAAACCGTCTTCGAACACCCGAAATCTCGCTTCGTCGCCGACTTCCTCGGCCAAGCGAGTTTCCTCGGCGGCCGGCTGGCACGCAACAAAATCGAGACGGGCATCGGGACGCTCTCCGCCGATATGCTTCAGGGACTGTCGGACGAGTACGACGGGGCTCGACTCGACGTCCTCGTCCGCCCCGACGACCTGCGGGCGACGCCGTGTGACGAGGAGATGCAGACCGGCAACGGCACGCTGGTCGGACGCCAGTACACCGGCCCCTCCTTCGTCTACGGCGTCGAACTCGACAGCGGCGAAGTCGTCCACTGCGAACACAACCACGCGACGAATCACGAACTCGGGGAGCGGGTGACCGTCGACCTGGTCGCCGACCACAAGCTCGCGTGGTATCCGGCGGAATGA
- a CDS encoding DEAD/DEAH box helicase, with amino-acid sequence MDDAVDRLRAKGEDGRLADYRLVPGRDPTYADVDLESRLEGALAERGVNRLYDHQATAIEAVRDGDDVVLATPTASGKSLAYTVPAFERAMDHGGRTLYLGPQNALIADQAESLSSLARDLGFGSRVSVDTYTGRRSQTEKREVRDRRPTVLLSNPDMLHYGLLPHGHRLWEWLFSSLELVVVDEVHDYRGVFGSHVALVLRRLARLCERFGSDPQFVCCSATIGNPVEHAARLTGRPESGFTLVDADASGRGPRHWFLWNPPEHDGNEGSGRRRSSHVETKQLFTDLVTQGYQTLVFTRARQTAERYATQSADGLRDRGERGMASQIEAYQASLRDDRRREIEAGLHDGDVRGVWSTSALELGVDVGGLDAVLLDGYPGTRMSTFQRAGRAGRGTDPALVALVAGEDQLDQYLMSAPDDLFEGDPERATVDPENDHLRPAHVAAAARENWLSPDDDAHFGDGFADIVTRLESEGRLERRDTDDGPRWTYAGERSPQQETSLRTADDRAVDLLADGEVIATLEFGDALRDAHPGAIYHHQGQSYEVTDLDLDRDVATLQSTWADYYTRVLTEKSITVKRDRDATPLSARPDTEVRLADLTVTERVTGFERRDATRGEVLGEEAVSLPETSLTTTGLYFTVPVEVEQEMRGIGDFDGGIHAAEHGLISLFPLELLCDRADVGGLSTPYHEHTGASTVFVYDGYPGGVGLARGGYERIEPLLARTGRMIAACDCAEGCPACVQSPHCGNANDPLDPDPAVHLLESLTGD; translated from the coding sequence GTGGACGACGCCGTCGACAGACTCCGGGCGAAGGGGGAGGACGGACGCCTCGCCGACTACCGACTCGTGCCCGGCCGCGACCCGACCTACGCCGACGTGGACCTCGAATCGCGGCTAGAGGGTGCGCTCGCGGAGCGAGGGGTCAACCGCCTCTACGACCACCAAGCGACGGCCATCGAGGCCGTCCGCGACGGCGACGACGTGGTGCTCGCGACGCCGACGGCGAGCGGAAAGAGTCTGGCGTACACCGTCCCCGCGTTCGAGCGAGCGATGGACCACGGCGGTCGGACGCTGTATCTCGGCCCGCAGAACGCCCTCATCGCTGACCAGGCCGAGAGCCTGTCGTCGCTCGCGCGTGACCTCGGCTTCGGCAGTCGCGTCTCGGTCGACACCTACACCGGCCGGCGCTCGCAGACGGAGAAACGCGAGGTGCGCGACCGGCGGCCGACGGTCCTGCTGTCGAATCCCGACATGCTCCACTACGGCCTCCTGCCCCACGGCCACCGCCTGTGGGAGTGGCTGTTCTCGTCGCTGGAGTTGGTCGTCGTCGACGAGGTACACGACTACCGGGGCGTCTTCGGCAGTCACGTCGCGCTGGTGTTGCGGCGACTCGCCCGCCTCTGTGAGCGGTTCGGGAGCGACCCGCAGTTCGTCTGCTGTTCGGCCACCATCGGCAACCCGGTCGAACACGCCGCCCGCCTGACCGGGCGCCCCGAATCGGGGTTTACGCTCGTCGATGCGGACGCCAGCGGTCGCGGGCCGCGCCACTGGTTCCTGTGGAATCCACCGGAACACGACGGGAACGAGGGGTCGGGGCGCCGGCGGTCGAGTCACGTCGAGACGAAGCAGCTGTTCACCGACCTCGTGACGCAAGGGTATCAGACGCTGGTGTTCACCCGCGCTCGCCAGACTGCGGAGCGGTACGCGACCCAGAGCGCCGACGGACTCCGGGACCGAGGCGAGCGAGGGATGGCGAGTCAGATAGAGGCGTATCAGGCCTCGCTACGCGACGACCGACGGCGCGAAATCGAAGCCGGACTCCACGACGGCGACGTGCGGGGCGTCTGGAGCACGAGCGCGCTCGAACTCGGCGTCGACGTGGGCGGCCTCGATGCCGTCTTGCTCGACGGCTACCCCGGCACCCGGATGTCGACGTTCCAGCGGGCGGGCCGGGCGGGCCGGGGCACCGACCCCGCGCTCGTCGCCCTCGTCGCCGGCGAGGACCAGCTCGACCAGTATCTCATGAGCGCTCCCGACGACCTGTTCGAGGGCGACCCGGAGCGAGCGACCGTCGACCCGGAGAACGACCACCTGCGCCCGGCACACGTCGCGGCGGCGGCGCGGGAGAACTGGCTGTCGCCCGACGACGACGCCCACTTCGGCGACGGCTTCGCGGACATCGTCACGCGACTGGAGTCCGAGGGGCGACTCGAACGCCGCGACACCGACGACGGGCCACGGTGGACGTACGCGGGCGAACGCAGCCCCCAACAGGAGACAAGTCTTCGAACCGCCGACGACCGAGCGGTCGACCTCTTGGCCGACGGCGAGGTCATCGCGACGCTGGAATTTGGCGACGCCCTCCGAGACGCTCATCCCGGTGCCATCTACCACCACCAGGGCCAGTCCTACGAGGTGACCGACCTCGATTTGGACCGGGACGTGGCCACGCTCCAGTCGACGTGGGCGGACTACTACACGCGCGTCCTGACCGAGAAGTCGATAACGGTCAAGCGCGACCGGGATGCGACGCCGCTCTCGGCGCGGCCCGACACCGAAGTTCGCCTCGCGGACCTGACCGTCACGGAACGGGTGACGGGGTTCGAGCGTCGCGACGCGACGCGGGGGGAGGTGCTGGGAGAGGAGGCGGTGAGTCTCCCCGAAACGTCGCTGACGACGACGGGGCTGTATTTCACCGTCCCGGTGGAGGTAGAGCAAGAGATGCGCGGCATCGGCGACTTCGACGGCGGTATCCACGCGGCCGAACACGGCCTCATCTCGCTGTTCCCGCTCGAACTCCTCTGTGACCGGGCGGACGTTGGCGGCCTGTCGACGCCGTACCACGAACACACCGGCGCGAGCACCGTCTTCGTCTACGACGGCTACCCGGGTGGCGTCGGCCTCGCCCGCGGCGGCTACGAGCGCATCGAACCCCTGCTGGCGCGGACGGGGCGGATGATAGCCGCCTGTGACTGCGCCGAGGGCTGTCCGGCCTGCGTCCAGTCGCCCCACTGCGGGAATGCGAACGACCCCCTCGACCCCGACCCCGCAGTCCACCTCTTGGAGTCGCTGACGGGCGACTGA
- a CDS encoding ABC transporter permease, whose product MERGDSGVWRLIDGLREALDSPTGDDSHPVVVAAAVLVAVAVVSPLLWIFLRAADVGLAEAWSILVAPSTIEVFVNSLALVASVTLVSVVLGVPLAVLTVLTDLPFRRFWTIVLSLPLVVPSYLGAFAFVSAFGPHGTLAELLSPLGITIPTIYGFEGATLVLALFVYPYVFLTTRASLVSFDARQLEAAQTLNHGFRSAFRRVVLPQIAPGMTAGALLVAFYALSDFGTPAIMHFDTFTRVIYVQYNNFGRGTASLLSIQLLGVTALVLLLESRLGGDGAGYGGGVAGSDTPVASLGWLTVPALAFCALVATLTLVVPVAIFGMWLLRSGPGYVGGGFAFEWAFAMNSVYVAAIAAVVTGLAALPIAYVSARSGSRVARLLERSTYVGYAVPGIVLALSLVFLGANYLPWLYQTLPLLVFAYVVRFLPQAVGATRSSVLQVDADLLGAARTLGESPSGAFRRVTLPLIAPGLVAGAALVFLTTMKELPATLILHPTGFTTLVTYIWRVQEAGYYGRAALPALVLVVVSALSMILLLRQEGTNA is encoded by the coding sequence ATGGAACGTGGCGATTCCGGCGTGTGGCGGCTGATCGACGGCCTGCGGGAGGCGCTCGATTCACCGACCGGCGACGACTCCCATCCGGTCGTCGTGGCCGCAGCGGTGCTCGTCGCAGTCGCCGTCGTCTCGCCACTGCTGTGGATTTTCCTCCGCGCCGCCGACGTTGGGCTAGCCGAGGCGTGGTCGATTCTCGTCGCGCCGTCGACGATAGAGGTGTTCGTGAACAGCCTCGCGCTCGTGGCGTCGGTGACGCTCGTCTCCGTCGTCCTCGGGGTGCCACTCGCCGTGTTGACCGTGTTGACAGACCTGCCCTTTCGGCGGTTCTGGACCATCGTGCTGTCGCTTCCGCTCGTGGTGCCGAGCTATCTCGGCGCGTTCGCGTTCGTCTCGGCGTTCGGTCCACACGGGACGCTCGCGGAGCTGCTGTCGCCGCTCGGCATCACGATTCCGACCATCTACGGGTTCGAGGGGGCGACGCTCGTCCTCGCGCTTTTCGTCTACCCCTACGTCTTCCTGACGACCCGGGCGTCGCTGGTGTCGTTCGACGCCCGACAGCTCGAAGCGGCGCAGACGCTCAACCACGGCTTCCGGTCGGCGTTCCGGCGGGTCGTCCTCCCCCAGATTGCGCCGGGGATGACTGCGGGGGCGCTGCTCGTCGCCTTCTACGCCCTTTCGGACTTCGGGACGCCGGCCATCATGCACTTCGACACCTTCACGCGTGTCATCTACGTCCAGTACAACAACTTCGGACGCGGGACGGCGTCGCTGCTCTCGATTCAACTGCTCGGCGTGACGGCGCTGGTGTTGCTCCTCGAATCGCGACTCGGCGGCGACGGCGCAGGCTACGGCGGCGGCGTGGCTGGCTCCGATACGCCCGTCGCGTCGCTCGGGTGGCTGACGGTGCCGGCGCTGGCGTTCTGTGCGCTCGTCGCGACGCTGACGCTCGTGGTACCCGTCGCCATCTTCGGCATGTGGCTCCTGCGGAGCGGCCCGGGCTACGTCGGCGGCGGGTTCGCGTTCGAGTGGGCCTTCGCGATGAACTCCGTCTACGTCGCCGCCATCGCCGCGGTGGTGACGGGGCTGGCCGCACTTCCCATCGCCTACGTCTCCGCTCGCTCCGGGTCGCGAGTCGCCCGCCTGCTGGAGCGTTCGACGTACGTCGGCTACGCGGTGCCGGGTATCGTCCTCGCGCTCTCGCTGGTGTTTCTCGGCGCCAACTACCTCCCCTGGCTCTACCAGACGCTCCCGCTCTTGGTGTTCGCGTACGTCGTCCGCTTCCTGCCGCAGGCGGTGGGCGCGACACGGTCGTCGGTGTTGCAGGTGGACGCCGACTTGCTCGGCGCTGCCCGGACGCTCGGCGAGTCTCCGAGCGGCGCGTTCCGGCGCGTGACGCTGCCGCTCATCGCGCCAGGCCTCGTCGCCGGGGCCGCGCTCGTCTTCCTGACGACGATGAAAGAACTGCCGGCGACGCTCATCCTGCATCCGACGGGCTTTACAACTCTCGTGACGTACATCTGGCGTGTGCAAGAAGCAGGGTACTACGGACGCGCTGCACTCCCCGCGCTCGTCTTAGTCGTCGTCTCTGCGCTCTCGATGATTCTGCTCTTGCGACAGGAGGGAACCAATGCATAA
- a CDS encoding extracellular solute-binding protein has translation MDDDSSSLLRRRRFLATGAAAALGGFAGCNGLPGGSGGGGESGEGSSAVTMSSFRGSGPLVEGRPSLSGTSISDLPDLSGSLTVYLGGGEGGLYRDLLTLFSDIYPDFDVRPREGGTAQLANTIVEEGDNSPADVFWAVDAGSLGSVAEADMAATLSSSVVEDVPDEFHPTDQWVGTAGRARSVPYNTNALSADQIPDTVMDFPDTPALEGAMGWGPTYGAFQSFVTAMRLIEGESATREWLQGMLDSGVSEYPDEFLTSNAVANGEISAGFANHYYALRVRSARSNAPLDLAFTSGDAGALINVAGAAVVQGTDQQELAENFIHHLLTVEAQEFFATRTFAYPMIPGVPPVGGLPSIDELNPPSLDLQELSNVQPTLDLMRDVGVL, from the coding sequence ATGGACGACGATAGTTCGTCACTTCTTCGACGGCGACGGTTTCTCGCGACTGGTGCCGCCGCAGCGCTCGGCGGTTTCGCGGGCTGTAACGGGCTTCCCGGCGGGAGCGGTGGCGGCGGCGAGAGCGGCGAGGGGTCCAGCGCCGTGACGATGAGTTCCTTCCGCGGTTCCGGACCGCTCGTCGAGGGCCGGCCGTCGCTGAGCGGGACGAGCATCTCGGACCTGCCCGACCTCTCGGGGTCGCTGACGGTGTACCTCGGCGGTGGGGAAGGCGGGCTGTACCGCGACCTGCTGACGCTGTTCTCGGACATCTACCCCGACTTCGACGTTCGTCCGCGCGAGGGCGGCACAGCACAGTTGGCGAACACCATCGTCGAGGAGGGCGACAACAGCCCGGCCGACGTGTTCTGGGCCGTCGACGCCGGGTCGCTCGGCTCCGTCGCCGAGGCCGACATGGCCGCGACGCTCTCCTCCTCCGTCGTCGAGGACGTCCCCGACGAGTTCCACCCCACGGACCAGTGGGTCGGCACCGCGGGCCGAGCGCGCAGCGTTCCGTACAACACGAACGCGCTGAGCGCCGACCAGATTCCGGATACGGTCATGGACTTCCCGGACACGCCCGCGCTCGAAGGCGCGATGGGTTGGGGGCCGACCTACGGCGCCTTCCAGTCGTTCGTCACGGCGATGCGACTCATCGAGGGCGAGTCCGCGACCCGTGAGTGGTTGCAGGGCATGCTCGATTCGGGCGTGAGCGAATACCCCGACGAGTTCCTCACCTCCAACGCCGTCGCCAACGGCGAAATCAGCGCCGGCTTCGCGAATCACTACTACGCGCTCCGCGTGCGTTCGGCCCGTTCGAACGCCCCGCTTGACCTGGCCTTCACCAGCGGCGACGCGGGCGCCCTGATCAACGTCGCCGGCGCGGCAGTGGTGCAGGGGACCGACCAGCAGGAACTCGCCGAGAACTTCATCCACCACCTGCTCACGGTCGAAGCCCAGGAGTTCTTCGCCACCCGGACGTTCGCCTACCCGATGATTCCGGGCGTACCGCCGGTCGGCGGGCTTCCGAGCATCGACGAACTGAACCCGCCGTCGCTCGACCTGCAGGAGCTGTCGAACGTCCAGCCGACGCTTGACCTCATGCGGGACGTGGGCGTCCTCTAA
- a CDS encoding ArnT family glycosyltransferase → MSGRPGRHTERAYRLAALALALGAGVAVFLVATRLFPHHSLNHDEGVYLQQAAMLLEGQLFVHPPVPEAFRPWFFVETAGGALYPKYAPVAAAMFAVGELLGVPRLALAGIAAGNVALTYTLVAEVFDRRRGILAAVLLSASPLFLINSAAFLPYAPTTLLNLTFAVAYVKSRQTGSVRLAAVAGAAVGLAFFSRPYTAVLFAAPFVAHALWTLRGLDRETVGCQATTAALGLAGVGVALGYNAVVTGSPVVFPYEAFAPQDGLGFGHRQILAHEEQYTPELAVRANAHVLALLFGEWVVAGPVGTLLAAVGVGAVCRRAYRERTGDWRQLALAGLFVTVAVGNVYFWGNLNVLGELGEAGDGLVAFLGPYYHFDLLVPTAAFAAHGVVLVSERVRRGLATRVPDTERRRRVGVALAVVGVLVVAAPAGVVLTDPVQRNADVTGTYDQAYEPVDEVESGALVFLPTPYGDWLNHPFQQLRNDPDFDGDVVYAISERQFEVVDAYPNRSLYRYTYRGVWAPPTGDAVTPRMQPVDHVAGERVVLDLNLDIPSGVERVSIRLASEGGETYYVTNGTPETASMSLVVDDGRARVRGVTPVSENATVSVDDRDELLLVAFADYGVGNGFSYRAELPTATESGQTRALTPYLERCERPLRCGGEAAYIPDAQNRTGITHDLRATNETANATARSSE, encoded by the coding sequence ATGAGCGGTCGGCCCGGTCGACACACCGAACGCGCGTACCGACTGGCCGCCCTCGCTCTCGCACTCGGCGCCGGCGTCGCCGTCTTCCTCGTCGCCACCCGCCTCTTTCCGCACCACAGCCTCAACCACGACGAGGGCGTCTACCTCCAGCAAGCGGCGATGCTCCTCGAGGGACAACTGTTCGTGCACCCGCCGGTCCCCGAGGCGTTCCGGCCGTGGTTTTTCGTCGAGACGGCCGGCGGCGCGCTCTACCCGAAATACGCCCCCGTGGCGGCGGCGATGTTCGCCGTGGGAGAGCTCCTCGGCGTCCCGCGACTCGCCCTCGCCGGCATCGCCGCTGGCAACGTCGCGCTCACGTACACACTCGTCGCCGAGGTGTTCGACCGACGACGCGGCATCCTCGCGGCCGTGTTGCTGTCGGCGTCCCCGCTCTTTCTCATCAACTCGGCGGCGTTTCTCCCCTACGCCCCGACGACGCTCCTGAACCTCACGTTCGCCGTGGCGTACGTGAAGAGTCGGCAGACGGGAAGCGTGCGACTGGCGGCCGTCGCGGGCGCCGCCGTCGGCCTCGCCTTCTTCTCGCGGCCCTACACGGCCGTCCTGTTCGCGGCGCCCTTTGTCGCACACGCCCTCTGGACGCTTCGCGGACTGGACCGCGAGACGGTGGGCTGTCAGGCGACCACCGCGGCACTCGGCCTCGCCGGCGTCGGCGTCGCACTCGGCTACAACGCCGTCGTGACCGGGTCGCCGGTCGTCTTCCCCTACGAGGCGTTCGCGCCGCAGGACGGCCTCGGCTTCGGCCACCGGCAGATTCTCGCCCACGAGGAGCAGTACACGCCCGAACTGGCGGTGCGGGCGAACGCGCACGTCCTCGCGCTCCTGTTCGGGGAGTGGGTCGTCGCCGGCCCCGTCGGGACGCTCTTGGCCGCCGTCGGCGTCGGCGCCGTGTGTCGGCGCGCGTATCGAGAGCGAACCGGCGACTGGCGCCAACTCGCGCTCGCCGGCCTGTTCGTCACCGTCGCCGTCGGCAACGTCTACTTCTGGGGGAACCTGAACGTCCTCGGCGAACTGGGCGAGGCGGGCGACGGCCTGGTGGCGTTTCTCGGCCCGTACTACCACTTCGACCTGCTCGTCCCGACGGCGGCGTTCGCGGCGCACGGCGTCGTCCTCGTGAGCGAGCGAGTGCGCCGAGGGCTGGCGACGCGAGTGCCAGACACCGAGCGACGGCGGCGGGTCGGCGTCGCCCTCGCGGTGGTGGGCGTCCTCGTCGTCGCCGCGCCGGCGGGCGTCGTCCTCACGGACCCCGTCCAGCGCAACGCCGACGTGACCGGCACCTACGACCAAGCGTACGAGCCAGTCGACGAGGTGGAGTCGGGGGCACTCGTCTTCCTGCCGACGCCGTACGGCGACTGGCTGAACCACCCGTTCCAGCAGTTGCGAAACGACCCCGACTTCGACGGCGACGTGGTGTACGCCATCAGCGAACGGCAGTTCGAGGTTGTCGACGCGTATCCGAACCGGAGCCTGTACCGCTACACCTACCGCGGCGTGTGGGCGCCGCCGACGGGCGACGCGGTGACGCCCCGGATGCAGCCAGTCGACCACGTCGCCGGCGAGCGGGTGGTGTTGGACCTGAATCTGGACATTCCGTCCGGCGTCGAACGCGTCTCGATTCGGCTCGCGTCGGAGGGCGGTGAGACGTACTACGTCACGAACGGGACGCCGGAGACGGCCTCGATGTCGCTCGTCGTCGACGACGGGCGCGCGAGAGTGCGCGGGGTGACCCCTGTCTCGGAGAACGCCACGGTATCGGTCGACGACCGGGACGAACTGCTCTTGGTGGCGTTCGCCGACTACGGCGTTGGCAACGGCTTCAGCTACCGCGCCGAACTCCCGACGGCGACGGAGAGCGGGCAGACGCGGGCGCTGACGCCGTATCTCGAACGCTGTGAGCGCCCGCTCCGCTGCGGTGGCGAAGCCGCGTACATTCCGGACGCGCAGAATCGCACCGGCATCACGCACGACTTGCGCGCGACCAACGAGACGGCGAACGCGACGGCCCGATCCTCAGAGTAG
- a CDS encoding GIY-YIG nuclease family protein, with protein sequence MADSTGGTYTLVLALDRPVTIEVGALGDRAFPAGAYAYTGSALGQGGFARVDRHRRVAAGEHDVRHWHVDYLTGHPAVELVDVVRAPGADVECAVAARLPQGPVAGFGASDCDCRSHLAADEDVDRLRERVTSAHRAVTED encoded by the coding sequence ATGGCCGATTCGACCGGCGGGACGTACACGCTCGTCCTCGCGCTGGACCGTCCGGTGACCATCGAGGTGGGCGCGCTCGGCGACCGTGCGTTTCCGGCGGGCGCGTACGCCTACACCGGCAGCGCACTCGGACAGGGTGGCTTCGCGCGCGTCGACCGCCACCGCCGAGTGGCGGCGGGCGAACACGACGTGCGTCACTGGCACGTCGATTACCTGACCGGCCATCCGGCCGTGGAACTGGTCGACGTAGTCAGAGCGCCCGGGGCCGACGTCGAGTGCGCCGTCGCGGCGCGCCTCCCCCAAGGGCCCGTCGCGGGCTTTGGCGCGTCGGACTGCGACTGTCGCTCGCATCTCGCGGCCGACGAGGACGTCGACCGACTCCGCGAGCGCGTCACGTCGGCACACCGGGCGGTCACGGAGGACTGA
- a CDS encoding alpha-1 4-glucan-protein synthase encodes MKTDVCVIVPTIREYECVRSYVANAERHGFDTDRLEFVLVTEDHCPTDDMEAMLDELGVAGEVFDGERRESWMADHGVGEYNHLIPARSHAQTSFGLLYLWAHDHPYAVFIDDDTRPHEDVDFFGTHLRNLTETQTVESVRSDENWVNVLYHEAEEHGLYPRGYPYSAMDETVETDERQVDDVVASQGLWTNVPDLDAVRILMDGDLQGQAETRLTADDFGPDFVAEPGQYLTVCSMNLGFRREVVPAFYQCPMDDNEWSVGRFDDIWSGVFLKRAADVLGKDVVTGDPLCRHDKAPRSTFDDLHNEVAGLELNEHLWTIVDDAGEDADTYADVFAAMADALCAADADYRNGEFLAYVGEHMHDWLDCLDELQSVERAVPADD; translated from the coding sequence ATGAAGACGGATGTCTGCGTCATCGTGCCGACGATCAGAGAGTACGAGTGCGTACGCTCGTACGTCGCGAACGCGGAGCGCCACGGGTTCGACACCGACCGACTGGAGTTCGTACTGGTCACCGAAGACCACTGTCCGACCGACGACATGGAAGCGATGCTCGACGAACTGGGCGTCGCCGGCGAAGTGTTCGACGGCGAGCGACGCGAGTCGTGGATGGCCGACCACGGCGTCGGGGAGTACAACCACCTGATTCCGGCGCGGAGCCACGCCCAGACGAGCTTCGGTCTGCTCTATCTGTGGGCCCACGACCACCCGTACGCCGTCTTCATCGACGACGACACCCGCCCCCACGAGGACGTGGACTTCTTCGGGACGCACCTGCGGAACCTGACGGAGACGCAGACGGTCGAGTCCGTCCGCTCCGACGAGAACTGGGTGAACGTGCTCTACCACGAGGCAGAGGAACACGGCCTCTACCCCCGCGGCTACCCGTATTCGGCGATGGACGAGACGGTGGAGACGGACGAGCGACAGGTCGACGACGTGGTGGCGTCTCAGGGCCTGTGGACGAACGTCCCGGACCTCGACGCGGTCCGGATTCTGATGGACGGCGACCTGCAGGGACAGGCCGAGACGCGGCTGACCGCCGACGACTTCGGCCCCGACTTCGTCGCGGAACCCGGCCAGTATCTCACCGTCTGTTCCATGAACCTCGGCTTCCGCCGAGAGGTCGTGCCCGCCTTCTACCAGTGCCCGATGGACGACAACGAGTGGTCGGTCGGCCGGTTCGACGACATCTGGAGCGGCGTGTTCCTCAAGCGTGCGGCGGACGTCCTCGGCAAGGACGTCGTGACCGGCGACCCCCTCTGTCGTCACGACAAGGCGCCGCGCTCGACGTTCGACGACCTGCACAACGAGGTTGCGGGGCTAGAACTCAACGAACACCTCTGGACTATCGTCGACGACGCGGGCGAGGACGCCGATACCTACGCGGACGTGTTCGCGGCGATGGCCGACGCGCTCTGTGCGGCCGACGCCGACTACCGCAACGGCGAGTTCCTCGCCTACGTCGGCGAACACATGCACGACTGGCTGGACTGCCTCGACGAACTCCAGTCGGTCGAGCGAGCCGTTCCCGCCGACGACTGA